One window of the Balaenoptera ricei isolate mBalRic1 chromosome X, mBalRic1.hap2, whole genome shotgun sequence genome contains the following:
- the TMEM31 gene encoding LOW QUALITY PROTEIN: transmembrane protein 31 (The sequence of the model RefSeq protein was modified relative to this genomic sequence to represent the inferred CDS: substituted 1 base at 1 genomic stop codon): MGLTNKSEGEQQLMPNNSDAPNEDQGEEIQQPEERTPTGQRTQRGGTQPSRCRLPSHRTPATSTNGAVNFPGVLPWPIQXVANPYQLPAVLQFYPEFLLVFKDASHDMSHYLKAHVKEIGLPIILHLTALSTLHFHLPFLPTLLFLSFFLLSVLLLLLLIILFILVFF, from the exons ATGGGGTTAACAAACAAGAGCGAGGGAGAACAACAGCTCATGCCCAACAACTCTGATGCGCCCAATGAAGATCAAGGTGAAGAAATCCAACAGCCAGAAGAG CGTACTCCAACAGGGCAGCGAACACAAAGAGGAGGCACACAGCCATCCAGATGTCGATTGCCTTCACATAGGACACCTGCAACATCCACCAATGGAGCAGTCAACTTTCCAGGAGTCCTTCCATGGCCTATCCAGTGAGTTGCCAACCCATATCAACTGCCTGCTGTTCTTCAGTTTTATCCTGAATTTCTTCTGGTTTTTAAAGACGCTTCCCATGATATGTCCCATTATCTGAAGGCCCATGTCAAAGAGATCGGACTACCCATCATCCTTCACCTCACTGCCCTCTCCACCCTCCACTTCCATCTGCCTTTCCTCCCTacacttcttttcctttctttctttcttctttccgtacttctgcttctgcttcttattattcttttcattcttgtcttcttctga